Proteins from a genomic interval of Sphingobacterium lactis:
- a CDS encoding Lrp/AsnC family transcriptional regulator, with protein sequence MSYQPDKTDLKILKLLQENGRITNLQLATNIGLSPAPTLERVRKLENSGFIKSYHAFVDEEKLGLGIKSFIQVSLDFHTHNAIPEFVEAVRAIPEVTECHHVTGNCDFMLKVYVKDIKAYEAVIMEKISKIPFVKTFQTMMIMSTSKKEPIVPLEY encoded by the coding sequence ATGTCTTACCAACCTGATAAAACGGACTTGAAGATTCTGAAACTATTGCAAGAGAATGGTCGAATCACCAATTTGCAATTGGCCACCAATATTGGGTTATCCCCAGCACCAACCTTGGAGAGGGTTCGGAAATTGGAGAATTCTGGGTTCATTAAGAGTTACCATGCCTTTGTGGATGAGGAGAAATTAGGCCTGGGCATCAAATCTTTTATACAGGTTTCATTGGATTTCCATACCCATAACGCGATTCCCGAATTTGTGGAAGCCGTGCGCGCCATCCCCGAAGTGACCGAGTGTCATCACGTGACGGGCAATTGCGACTTTATGCTCAAGGTGTATGTGAAGGATATCAAGGCATATGAGGCAGTCATCATGGAGAAGATTTCCAAGATTCCGTTCGTGAAAACTTTCCAGACCATGATGATCATGTCAACAAGTAAAAAAGAACCAATCGTTCCCCTAGAATATTAA
- the sufC gene encoding Fe-S cluster assembly ATPase SufC, with the protein MLSIKNLHASIDDKQILKGLNLEVKAGEVHAIMGPNGAGKSTLGNVLAGRDAYEVTEGEANLDGVDLLDLSPEDRAREGLFLAFQYPVEIPGVSNINFLKTAVNDIREYKGLPPMEAKEFLQMVKEKQKLVEFSANLANRSLNEGFSGGEKKRNEIFQLAMLNPKLSILDETDSGLDIDALRIVANGVNSLRSKDNAFIVITHYQRLLDYIVPDFVHVLHNGRIVKSGPKELALELEEKGYDWLKELDTQNA; encoded by the coding sequence ATGTTAAGCATTAAGAATTTGCATGCGTCAATCGACGACAAACAAATATTAAAAGGATTAAATTTAGAGGTTAAAGCAGGTGAAGTACATGCCATTATGGGGCCAAACGGTGCTGGAAAGAGCACGTTGGGCAATGTATTGGCCGGTAGGGATGCCTATGAAGTGACCGAAGGCGAAGCCAACCTTGACGGCGTGGATCTATTGGATCTATCCCCTGAAGACCGTGCTCGTGAAGGTCTATTCCTTGCCTTTCAATATCCTGTGGAAATCCCAGGAGTATCCAATATCAACTTCTTGAAAACTGCGGTGAACGACATCCGTGAGTATAAAGGCCTTCCGCCAATGGAAGCCAAAGAATTCTTGCAGATGGTAAAAGAGAAACAGAAGTTGGTCGAATTCTCTGCAAACCTGGCTAACCGTTCTTTGAACGAAGGCTTTTCAGGCGGTGAGAAAAAACGTAATGAGATTTTCCAATTGGCGATGTTGAATCCGAAGTTATCCATCTTGGACGAAACGGATTCTGGTCTTGACATCGATGCATTGCGTATTGTGGCAAACGGAGTGAACAGCTTGCGCAGCAAGGACAATGCATTCATTGTGATTACCCACTACCAACGTCTGTTGGATTATATCGTGCCTGATTTCGTGCATGTCCTGCACAATGGTCGCATCGTAAAATCGGGACCAAAGGAATTGGCATTAGAATTAGAAGAAAAAGGTTACGACTGGTTAAAAGAATTAGATACGCAGAATGCCTAA
- the sufB gene encoding Fe-S cluster assembly protein SufB — protein MSTKDDDLLKELELEEYKYGFTTDIEMEIAAKGLNEDTVRFISKKKNEPEWLLEWRLKAYHHFLKMSMPTWQNFENPEVDFQDISYYAAPKPKKQLESMDEVDPELLSTFEKLGIPLDEQKILAGVVAVDAVFDSVSVKTTFREKLKEQGVIFCSFGEAVQEHPELVKQYLGTVVPQTDNIYAALNSAVFSDGSFVYIPKGVRCPMELSTYFRINAQNTGQFERTLIIADDDSYVSYLEGCTAPMRDENQLHAAVVELIANTNAEIKYSTVQNWYPGDKDGKGGIYNFVTKRGICKGNHSKISWTQVETGSAITWKYPGVILKGDHSVGEFYSVAMTRNRQVADTGTKMIHLGKNTRSKIISKGISAGFSHNSYRGLVRIGPNADNSRNFTQCDSLLIGDRCGAHTFPYIESKNKSAQLEHEATTSKIGEDQVFYLNQRGIDSEKAVGLIVNGYAQEVLNQLPMEFAVEAQKLLAISLEGSVG, from the coding sequence ATGAGCACCAAAGATGACGATTTACTGAAAGAGTTAGAGCTCGAAGAATATAAGTACGGTTTTACGACAGATATCGAGATGGAGATTGCCGCGAAAGGTCTTAATGAGGACACCGTGCGCTTTATTTCGAAGAAGAAAAATGAACCGGAATGGCTTTTGGAATGGCGTCTAAAGGCGTACCACCACTTCTTGAAGATGAGCATGCCGACTTGGCAGAACTTTGAGAATCCCGAGGTGGATTTCCAGGACATTTCCTATTACGCTGCACCTAAGCCCAAGAAACAATTGGAGAGCATGGATGAAGTTGATCCGGAATTGCTATCGACTTTTGAAAAGTTGGGTATTCCTTTAGATGAACAGAAGATCCTGGCGGGTGTAGTAGCGGTGGATGCCGTTTTCGACTCCGTGTCCGTAAAGACTACCTTCCGTGAGAAATTAAAGGAGCAGGGCGTTATTTTCTGCTCGTTCGGCGAAGCTGTTCAGGAGCATCCTGAGCTGGTTAAGCAATATTTAGGTACTGTTGTACCGCAGACCGACAACATCTACGCTGCTTTGAACTCGGCAGTGTTTTCCGATGGGTCTTTCGTATACATTCCAAAGGGCGTTCGTTGTCCAATGGAGCTATCGACTTATTTCCGTATCAATGCACAGAACACCGGACAGTTTGAGCGCACGCTGATCATCGCCGATGATGATTCCTATGTATCTTATCTGGAAGGGTGTACCGCACCGATGCGTGATGAAAATCAATTGCACGCAGCGGTTGTTGAGCTGATTGCCAACACCAATGCAGAGATCAAATATTCAACAGTGCAGAACTGGTATCCTGGCGATAAGGATGGAAAAGGTGGAATCTACAACTTCGTTACCAAGCGTGGTATCTGTAAGGGCAACCACTCCAAGATTTCCTGGACGCAAGTGGAAACAGGCTCGGCGATTACATGGAAGTATCCGGGTGTTATTCTTAAAGGGGACCACTCCGTTGGCGAATTCTATTCTGTGGCAATGACCCGGAACAGACAGGTTGCCGATACAGGAACCAAAATGATCCACCTGGGTAAGAATACCCGTTCGAAGATCATCTCCAAAGGGATCTCGGCAGGATTCAGCCACAACAGTTACCGTGGATTGGTCCGTATCGGTCCAAATGCAGACAACTCTAGAAACTTTACGCAATGTGATAGCTTGTTGATTGGCGATCGCTGTGGGGCACATACCTTCCCATACATCGAGAGCAAGAACAAAAGTGCACAGTTGGAGCATGAAGCCACAACATCGAAAATTGGTGAGGACCAAGTGTTCTATCTCAACCAACGTGGTATCGATTCAGAAAAAGCCGTTGGCCTAATCGTGAACGGTTATGCCCAGGAGGTATTGAACCAATTGCCAATGGAATTTGCCGTAGAGGCACAAAAACTTTTGGCGATCTCCCTTGAAGGATCGGTAGGATAA